Genomic DNA from Niabella ginsenosidivorans:
ATGGGCTGCTTCGGCAGGAGTGCTGCCCAAAAGCAAAAACAAGAAAAGGATCATACGGTTGTAGTTCATATCATGCATCCTGTATTATAACAGTGCATTAAAGTTATTCCAAATCCGGTCAAAAAAAAGAAACTGTTATGAAAAAGCGTTGACGTATGATCTGTGGTGCAAATCAGCAACAAATACGTTAAAATAAAAACATCCCGATAAGAATTTATCCGCCGGCAACAGCATCCAACAGATCCGCATACAAAAGAAAATTATAAATCCTTCATCCCAACCTGATGTAACAGGGCATTGTGGTGACGATTTCTATATATTTTCTATATATTTGTTGCAATACATACATATTTTAAGTACCAATTGCCGTTATTCTTAACCAGGTATTTATCTTAACTATTGAATATGTATATAACAGTGGTACAGTTCTTTGTGCCGCTATCCGGTAATAGAGAGGAATCATTGTTCCTTTATGCGCTTTAAAACGGCAATTTAGTTACCTGGTTATAAAAAATAGCATTGGGTAAGGACAAAGCGGTGTCTAACTATTTTTTAACAAATCACTTTTATATGATCATCCAATTATGCGGAATGTCCGGGGCGGGGAAAACCACGATTTCAGACATCGTTCAACGCAAAGCGGCAAAGCTATACGGAATCAGGGTAGCGGTCATAGACGGCGATGTTTATAGAAGAACATTGAACAGGGATTTAGGATATTCCAAACAGGATCGTATTGAAAACATTAAACGATTGGGTAAGGTTGCCTATCAATTATCCAGGAAAGGGATCGTAGCCATTATCAGCGCCATCAATCCTTACAGGGATGCCCGGAACGAATTGAAAAGAAAATACCCTGCTGTTAAAGAAGTTTTTATAGACTGCCCTTTGGAGGTGCTTATTGAAAGAGATACAAAAGGATTATACAAAAAAGCTTCCTTACCGGAAGATCATCCGGATAAATTAAAAAATCTTAGCGGGCTTAATGACCCTTTTGAAAAGCCTGAAGACCC
This window encodes:
- the cysC gene encoding adenylyl-sulfate kinase — encoded protein: MIIQLCGMSGAGKTTISDIVQRKAAKLYGIRVAVIDGDVYRRTLNRDLGYSKQDRIENIKRLGKVAYQLSRKGIVAIISAINPYRDARNELKRKYPAVKEVFIDCPLEVLIERDTKGLYKKASLPEDHPDKLKNLSGLNDPFEKPEDPDLHLRTDRMETDKCAQQLIKLIVEDTSADLISGSPKST